One segment of Lycium ferocissimum isolate CSIRO_LF1 unplaced genomic scaffold, AGI_CSIRO_Lferr_CH_V1 ctg11795, whole genome shotgun sequence DNA contains the following:
- the LOC132041816 gene encoding E3 ubiquitin-protein ligase RZFP34-like, with amino-acid sequence METGSQDQGFSHSLVDDKSMTEMGSGDYGCSHYRRRCKIRAPCCDEIFDCRHCHNDSKNSLEVDPLKRHDVPRHDIKKVICSLCNTEQDVQQTCIHCGVCMGKYYCSKCNFFDDDVSKDQYHCDKCGICRTGGNNNFFHCNRCECCYSNLMKESHICVERAMHHNCAVCFEYVFDATKSITVLPCGHTMHLECVMQMQQHSQYSCPVCSRSYCDMSRVWEKLDQEVASTPMLEMYQNKMVWILCNDCGKTSEVIFHVVALKCPSCKSYNTRQTRGGPSSYSSRVEEMVR; translated from the exons atggaaacagGTTCGCAAGACCAGGGATTTTCTCATTCTTTGGTGGATGATAAATCTATGACAGAAATGGGTTCTGGGGATtacgg ATGCTCGCATTATAGAAGGAGATGCAAAATTAGAGCACCTTGTTGTGATGAGATCTTTGATTGCAGGCATTGCCACAATGACTCAAAG AATTCTTTAGAAGTTGATCCACTAAAACGGCATGATGTTCCTCGCCATGATATAAAAAAG GTCATTTGCTCATTATGTAACACAGAACAAGAT GTTCAACAAACGTGCATTCATTGTGGGGTTTGTATGGGGAAGTACTATTGCTCAAAATGCAACTTCTTTGATGACGAT GTTTCCAAGGATCAATACCACTGTGATAAATGTGGAATATGCAG AACTGGTGGCAACAATAATTTCTTTCACTGCAACAGATGCG agTGCTGCTATTCGAATCTGATGAAGGAATCACATATATGTGTAGAAAGAGCAATGCACCATAATTGTGCTGTTTGCTTCGAG TATGTTTTTGACGCGACTAAAAGCATTACTGTCTTGCCTTGCGGTCACACCATGCATCTGGAATGTGTGATGCAGATGCAACAGCATTCCCA GTATTCTTGTCCAGTTTGCTCAAGATCATATTGTGATATGTCTCGTGTTTGGGAAAAACTAGACCAGGAG GTTGCATCAACACCTATGCTTGAAATGTATCAAAACAAGATG GTTTGGATCCTTTGCAATGACTGTGGGAAAACATCGGAGGTTATTTTCCATGTCGTTGCACTTAAGTGCCCTAGCTGTAAATCTTACAACACTAGGCAGACAAGAGGAGGCCCTAGTTCATACTCATCTAGAGTTGAAGAAATGGTTAGATGA